Proteins encoded together in one Vicinamibacteria bacterium window:
- a CDS encoding RNA polymerase sigma factor, with product MVDEKSRKPSASKKQLENRLLRAMARGLISADDAFAQLYREYGRTVLAWLAVRTDVSIADDLAQDVWLIFYSRFRRWEFGTEMESPEARPVLSFLFRTARFVARAHHRLAATRKNEPLASGAERAVTNGQGRMLRKLEASRILERVHLLCPEDEVDVLLAKLSGMSAREIAKTLSITASVVDHRYRSALSRIRKAMKIERKKTNG from the coding sequence ATGGTTGATGAGAAGAGCCGCAAGCCATCGGCGTCCAAAAAGCAGCTCGAGAATCGCCTGCTGAGGGCGATGGCGCGGGGTTTGATCTCGGCCGACGATGCTTTCGCCCAGCTGTACCGAGAATATGGGCGCACCGTATTGGCCTGGCTCGCGGTGCGAACCGATGTTTCGATCGCCGACGATCTCGCGCAGGACGTTTGGCTCATCTTCTATTCGCGGTTCCGGCGTTGGGAGTTCGGGACGGAAATGGAGTCACCCGAAGCCAGGCCGGTTCTGAGCTTTCTGTTCCGCACTGCTCGGTTCGTCGCGCGAGCTCATCACCGGCTCGCGGCGACGCGGAAGAACGAGCCGCTTGCGTCCGGCGCGGAGAGGGCCGTCACGAATGGCCAGGGTCGGATGCTGAGAAAACTCGAAGCGAGTCGGATCCTGGAAAGGGTCCACCTTCTATGCCCCGAGGACGAAGTCGACGTGCTCCTCGCGAAGCTCTCGGGGATGTCGGCGCGCGAGATCGCGAAAACCCTCTCCATCACCGCCTCGGTGGTCGACCATCGCTATCGAAGCGCGCTCTCGAGAATTCGCAAGGCCATGAAGATCGAACGGAAGAAGACAAATGGCTGA
- a CDS encoding maleylpyruvate isomerase N-terminal domain-containing protein, with protein MAESLAREWKRFVEAIEVRDDSNPLSLAPDKRMPFSRLALVAQLEEVRDEWANLRHRIQAETGARFVNSSWTLKDLLAHLASWAREFRKEIETVVTHRRFDYAIPFAMGVVGPNEWNQAEVEARRELSLDSIFDEFDEETIGLMRQVIEMDAATLYGTHTFPLAPSGDPSAPFRGPSAFIVFGKCLHDLHHIEQIKSRLPRLKR; from the coding sequence ATGGCTGAATCGTTGGCCCGCGAGTGGAAGCGATTCGTCGAAGCGATCGAAGTACGGGACGATTCGAATCCTTTGTCGCTCGCGCCCGACAAGAGGATGCCGTTCTCCCGACTGGCTCTGGTGGCGCAGCTCGAGGAGGTGCGAGACGAGTGGGCGAATTTAAGGCATCGAATCCAGGCCGAGACCGGCGCACGTTTCGTCAACTCCTCCTGGACCTTGAAGGATCTTCTCGCCCATCTGGCTTCCTGGGCTCGGGAGTTCCGTAAGGAGATCGAGACCGTGGTGACGCATCGCCGTTTCGATTACGCGATACCGTTCGCGATGGGGGTAGTCGGTCCGAACGAGTGGAACCAGGCCGAGGTGGAGGCTCGCCGGGAACTCTCGCTCGATTCGATCTTCGACGAGTTCGACGAGGAGACGATCGGACTCATGCGTCAAGTCATCGAGATGGATGCCGCGACGCTCTACGGGACTCACACGTTCCCTCTCGCACCCTCGGGCGATCCGAGCGCACCTTTTCGAGGACCGAGCGCTTTCATCGTCTTCGGCAAATGCCTTCACGATCTCCACCACATCGAACAGATCAAGTCCCGCCTTCCGCGATTGAAACGCTAG
- a CDS encoding IclR family transcriptional regulator: MSRRAPTGAQAVLRAIALLKSFTTERPEKELSELARDTGLSRSTTHRLVGALESEGLVVRVSSSGRYRLGPSTVALGARALRSSKIRELAHPLLEALARESGETATLEVLSDGKMLILDEVLGAHLIGASPSLGTSWAIHATSTGKALLSALPREKMLELIAFPLARFTARTTTALHPLQTELARAREQGFAIAYEELEENYAAVGAVVRVPMGEPYATLSIGGPVARLTKDKARRLGNLVKSKADELSRSLGYEGPERASRARSAG, translated from the coding sequence GCGCTTCTCAAATCGTTCACCACCGAGCGCCCGGAAAAGGAGCTTTCCGAGTTGGCCAGAGACACGGGGCTCAGTCGCAGCACGACCCATCGACTGGTGGGCGCACTCGAGAGTGAGGGTCTCGTCGTACGGGTATCGAGCTCGGGACGATATCGCCTCGGCCCTTCCACCGTCGCGCTCGGAGCGCGTGCGCTCCGCTCGAGCAAGATCCGCGAGCTGGCACACCCCCTGCTCGAAGCACTCGCGCGGGAATCGGGGGAAACGGCCACGCTCGAAGTGCTCTCGGACGGCAAGATGCTGATCCTCGACGAGGTCCTCGGCGCGCACCTGATCGGCGCTTCTCCCTCGCTCGGAACCTCTTGGGCGATCCACGCGACGTCGACGGGCAAGGCGCTCCTCTCCGCGCTGCCTCGAGAGAAAATGCTCGAGCTGATCGCGTTTCCCCTTGCGCGATTTACCGCACGAACCACCACCGCGCTCCACCCGCTTCAGACCGAGCTGGCCCGAGCGCGCGAGCAAGGCTTCGCGATCGCCTACGAGGAGCTCGAGGAGAATTATGCCGCAGTCGGCGCCGTGGTACGGGTGCCGATGGGTGAGCCGTACGCGACCCTCAGCATCGGAGGTCCGGTCGCGCGGTTGACGAAGGACAAGGCGCGTCGTCTGGGCAATCTGGTGAAATCGAAGGCGGACGAACTCTCGCGCTCGCTCGGCTACGAAGGACCCGAGCGCGCGAGCCGAGCCCGGAGTGCCGGGTGA